In one Trichosurus vulpecula isolate mTriVul1 chromosome 8, mTriVul1.pri, whole genome shotgun sequence genomic region, the following are encoded:
- the LOC118828561 gene encoding 60S ribosomal protein L28-like, which translates to MSAHLQWKVLRNSFSFHIKHKKQTYSTKPNNLKARNLFRYNGLIHQKTVGIEPAADSKGIVVVLKRRAGQREPATFYVKTTINKNTRATLNSARHIIRKNKYWKDLCMVALCRASAILRSQWW; encoded by the coding sequence ATGTCGGCCCACCTGCAGTGGAAGGTCCTTCGGAACTCCTTCAGCTTCCACATCAAGCACAAGAAGCAGACGTATAGCACCAAGCCCAACAATCTCAAGGCCCGAAACTTGTTCCGGTACAATGGGCTGATCCACCAGAAGACGGTGGGCATCGAGCCGGCCGCTGACAGCAAGGGCATCGTGGTGGTGCTGAAGCGGAGGGCAGGTCAGAGGGAGCCTGCCACTTTCTATGTGAAGACCACAATCAACAAAAACACCCGGGCAACACTCAACAGCGCCCGGCACATCATTCGCAAGAATAAATACTGGAAGGATCTCTGCATGGTCGCTCTATGCCGGGCCAGCGCCATCCTTCGAAGCCAGTGGTGGTGA